One stretch of Amycolatopsis tolypomycina DNA includes these proteins:
- a CDS encoding SDR family oxidoreductase, whose protein sequence is MAVRKNILITGASSGLGEGMARQFAAKGRNLALCARRTERLEKLAAELTAAHPGITVVTRTLDVTDHDRVFTVFEEFRAELGSLDRVIVNAGLGKGQRVGTGRFDANRQTLEVNFVAAAAQIEAAAGIFREQGAGHLAVISSFSALRPFPGKLTAYAASKAGISAFVEGTRIELKRQGIAVTDVLPGYIESEMNDRIGRNPFLAKAETGARALAKAIEAERARAYVPAWPWVPLSVVMRVVPAGLLGKFA, encoded by the coding sequence ATGGCCGTCCGCAAGAACATCCTGATCACCGGCGCCAGCAGCGGGTTGGGCGAGGGCATGGCCCGCCAGTTCGCGGCGAAGGGGCGCAACCTCGCACTGTGCGCGCGGCGCACCGAACGGCTCGAGAAACTGGCCGCCGAGCTGACCGCGGCGCATCCGGGGATCACGGTCGTCACGCGCACCCTCGACGTCACCGACCACGACCGCGTCTTCACCGTCTTCGAGGAGTTCCGCGCCGAGCTCGGGTCCCTCGACCGGGTGATCGTGAACGCCGGGCTCGGGAAGGGGCAGCGGGTCGGCACCGGCCGGTTCGACGCCAACCGGCAGACCCTCGAGGTCAACTTCGTCGCGGCCGCGGCGCAGATCGAGGCCGCCGCCGGGATCTTCCGCGAGCAGGGCGCCGGCCACCTCGCCGTCATCTCCTCGTTCAGCGCGCTGCGCCCGTTTCCGGGCAAGCTCACCGCGTACGCCGCTTCGAAGGCCGGGATCTCGGCGTTCGTCGAGGGCACCCGGATCGAGCTCAAGCGCCAGGGCATCGCCGTCACCGACGTCCTGCCCGGCTACATCGAGTCGGAGATGAACGACCGGATCGGCCGGAACCCGTTCCTGGCCAAGGCCGAAACCGGCGCCCGCGCGCTGGCCAAGGCGATCGAGGCCGAGCGCGCCCGTGCCTACGTCCCGGCGTGGCCGTGGGTGCCGCTGAGCGTCGTCATGCGCGTGGTGCCGGCCGGGCTGCTGGGTAAGTTCGCGTGA
- a CDS encoding acyl-CoA synthetase, which produces MSLVALATTMADKVTETVRSVDVMRRAGLVPFPRVDEGVRSLVALRKFGPFAGANHISARRDPAAVGIVDELGPLTYKQLDDQSNALARAWSERGIKPGQVVAALCRDHRGLVITMAASGKLGVRLLLMNTGFAKPQLTDVAEREGVTAIVYDQEFTGLLDAIPAGVDRYLAWVDPGADLTDRTVPVLAEIIASTDDRPWPAPAKPGGFVLLTSGTTGTPKGAPRPHTSALASAQFLDRIPLRSGEATYMGAPLFHGTGLSQFILSFALGSKVVMRRKFNPEEALRGVAEHKCTALVLVPTMLQRIVDLPKDVRDKYDTSALRIIFVAGSALSPDLGNRANEAFGPVVHNLYGSTEVAVATVATPEDWAKAPGTVGRAPVGCKVALYDEKGRQITEPHVTGRVFVGSGLSFGGYTDGRHKEIIDGLLSSGDVGHFDEDGLLFIDGRDDEMIVSGGENVFPIEVENLLVEREDVIEAAVIGVEDPEFGQRLKAFVVKADGADLDADELREYVKANLARYKVPRDVEFLAELPRNATGKVLRTRLS; this is translated from the coding sequence ATGAGCCTGGTCGCGCTCGCCACGACGATGGCGGACAAGGTGACCGAGACGGTGCGCAGCGTCGACGTGATGCGGCGGGCGGGCCTCGTCCCCTTCCCCAGGGTCGACGAAGGCGTGCGCTCGCTGGTCGCGTTGCGGAAGTTCGGCCCGTTCGCCGGCGCCAACCACATCTCCGCCCGCCGCGACCCGGCCGCCGTCGGCATCGTCGACGAGCTCGGCCCGCTCACCTACAAGCAGCTCGACGACCAGTCGAACGCGCTGGCCAGGGCCTGGTCCGAGCGCGGCATCAAACCCGGCCAGGTCGTCGCCGCGCTCTGCCGCGACCACCGCGGCCTGGTCATCACGATGGCCGCGTCGGGCAAGCTCGGCGTCCGGTTGCTGCTGATGAACACCGGGTTCGCCAAGCCGCAGCTGACCGACGTCGCCGAGCGCGAAGGCGTCACGGCGATCGTCTACGACCAGGAGTTCACCGGCCTGCTCGACGCGATCCCCGCGGGCGTCGACCGCTACCTCGCCTGGGTCGACCCGGGCGCGGACCTGACCGACCGGACCGTCCCGGTGCTCGCCGAGATCATCGCCAGCACCGACGACCGGCCGTGGCCCGCGCCGGCCAAGCCGGGCGGGTTCGTGCTGCTGACCAGCGGCACCACCGGCACGCCGAAGGGCGCGCCGCGGCCGCACACCTCCGCGCTGGCCTCGGCGCAGTTCCTCGACCGGATCCCGCTGCGGTCGGGCGAGGCCACCTACATGGGCGCGCCGCTGTTCCACGGCACCGGCCTCTCGCAGTTCATCCTGTCCTTCGCGCTCGGCTCGAAGGTCGTGATGCGGCGCAAGTTCAACCCCGAAGAGGCGCTGCGCGGCGTCGCCGAGCACAAGTGCACCGCGCTCGTGCTGGTGCCGACCATGCTGCAGCGCATCGTCGACCTGCCCAAGGACGTCCGGGACAAGTACGACACCTCCGCGTTGCGGATCATCTTCGTCGCCGGCTCGGCGCTCTCGCCGGACCTGGGCAACCGGGCCAACGAGGCGTTCGGCCCGGTCGTGCACAACCTCTACGGCTCGACCGAGGTCGCGGTGGCCACGGTCGCGACGCCGGAGGACTGGGCGAAGGCGCCGGGCACGGTCGGCCGCGCGCCGGTCGGCTGCAAGGTGGCCCTCTACGACGAAAAGGGCCGCCAGATCACCGAGCCGCACGTCACCGGCCGGGTGTTCGTCGGCAGCGGCCTCAGCTTCGGTGGCTACACCGACGGCCGCCACAAGGAGATCATCGACGGCCTGCTCTCCAGCGGTGACGTCGGCCACTTCGACGAGGACGGCCTGCTGTTCATCGACGGCCGCGACGACGAGATGATCGTTTCCGGCGGCGAGAACGTGTTCCCGATCGAGGTGGAGAACCTCCTCGTCGAGCGCGAGGACGTGATCGAGGCGGCGGTGATCGGCGTCGAGGACCCGGAGTTCGGGCAGCGGCTCAAGGCGTTCGTGGTGAAAGCCGACGGGGCCGACCTCGACGCCGACGAGCTCCGCGAGTACGTCAAGGCGAACCTGGCGCGCTACAAGGTGCCGCGGGACGTCGAGTTCCTGGCCGAGCTGCCGCGCAACGCGACCGGGAAGGTGCTGCGCACCAGGCTGTCGTGA
- a CDS encoding bifunctional 3'-5' exonuclease/DNA polymerase, giving the protein MQVIAGREEDGSFTVHTPSDTVSGLDEAAFARLARELESSLAPRWVFPSAERTYPVLMAAGLRVRRCYDLELAEGLLLAYEGVAEQSRSLRAAWARANGEEPPPEQSAVELAQPTLFETRVPTLPEGVTVVTAVRRVLAEQERRVAATGHPDRMRLLLAAESASALAAAEMSADGLPWRADVHEALLAARLGPRVPAGQRPKALVELGAKISEAFGGRPVNPDSPPSVVRALAREGIEVPAARKYLLRGIDHPAVGPLLEYKELSRLFAANGWAWLEEWVHDGRFRPHYVVGGVVTGRWASRGGGALQIPKVLRTCVRADPGWKLVVADAAQLEPRVLAALSGDRRLADVAAATDLYARLAEALFSGARWVPAADDDRDDRARAKIAMLSAMYGGTSGEAGPLLALLRQRFPDAVSYVERAAQAGERGERVRSRLGRTSPAPSAAWRALTGGLASDEAGELKARRASRGWGRFTRNFVVQASAADMTAVMLATLRTRLPSPAHLVFFQHDEVIVHTPAELAGEVATAITDSVTEAARMLFGPACPVRFPMHTAAVDTYADAK; this is encoded by the coding sequence GTGCAGGTGATCGCGGGACGAGAGGAGGACGGCAGCTTCACCGTGCACACGCCTTCGGACACGGTGTCCGGCCTGGACGAGGCGGCTTTCGCGAGGCTGGCGCGGGAGCTGGAGTCGTCGCTGGCACCGCGGTGGGTGTTCCCGTCGGCGGAGCGGACGTACCCGGTGCTGATGGCGGCTGGGCTGCGGGTGCGCCGGTGCTACGACCTCGAGCTGGCCGAGGGGCTGCTGCTGGCGTACGAGGGCGTGGCAGAGCAGTCGCGGAGCCTGCGCGCGGCCTGGGCCAGGGCGAACGGCGAGGAGCCGCCGCCCGAGCAGTCCGCCGTCGAGCTGGCGCAGCCGACGCTGTTCGAGACGCGGGTGCCGACGCTGCCCGAGGGCGTGACGGTCGTCACGGCGGTGCGGCGCGTCCTCGCGGAGCAGGAGCGGCGGGTGGCGGCCACCGGGCACCCGGACCGGATGCGGCTGCTGCTGGCCGCGGAGTCGGCGAGCGCGCTGGCCGCGGCGGAGATGTCGGCCGACGGCCTGCCGTGGCGTGCCGACGTGCACGAGGCGCTGCTGGCCGCGCGGCTGGGGCCGCGGGTGCCGGCCGGGCAACGGCCGAAGGCCCTGGTCGAGCTGGGCGCGAAGATCAGCGAGGCGTTCGGCGGGCGGCCGGTCAACCCGGACTCGCCGCCGAGCGTGGTCCGGGCGCTGGCCCGCGAGGGGATCGAGGTGCCGGCGGCGCGGAAGTACCTGCTGCGCGGGATCGACCACCCGGCGGTCGGGCCGTTGCTGGAGTACAAGGAGCTGTCCCGGCTGTTCGCGGCGAACGGCTGGGCGTGGCTCGAAGAGTGGGTGCACGACGGGCGCTTCCGGCCGCACTACGTCGTCGGCGGCGTGGTGACCGGGCGGTGGGCGAGCCGCGGCGGCGGGGCGTTGCAGATCCCGAAGGTGCTGCGGACGTGCGTCCGGGCGGACCCGGGCTGGAAGCTCGTGGTGGCGGACGCGGCGCAGCTGGAGCCCCGGGTGCTCGCGGCCCTGTCGGGCGACCGGCGGCTGGCCGATGTCGCGGCGGCGACGGACCTGTACGCCCGGCTGGCCGAGGCCCTGTTTTCGGGCGCCCGCTGGGTGCCGGCGGCGGACGACGACCGCGACGACCGGGCGCGCGCGAAGATCGCGATGCTGTCGGCGATGTACGGCGGCACGTCCGGCGAGGCGGGACCGCTGCTGGCGTTGCTGCGCCAGCGGTTCCCGGACGCGGTGTCCTATGTGGAGCGGGCAGCACAGGCGGGCGAGCGCGGCGAGCGGGTCCGGTCCCGGCTGGGCCGCACCTCACCGGCGCCGTCGGCGGCGTGGCGTGCGCTGACGGGCGGGCTGGCGTCGGACGAAGCCGGAGAGCTGAAGGCCCGGCGGGCCTCCCGCGGCTGGGGCCGGTTCACGCGCAACTTCGTCGTCCAGGCAAGCGCGGCCGACATGACGGCGGTGATGCTGGCGACCCTCCGCACCCGCTTGCCGTCACCCGCCCATCTGGTCTTCTTCCAGCACGACGAGGTCATCGTCCACACCCCGGCCGAGCTGGCCGGCGAGGTCGCGACCGCGATCACGGACTCGGTCACGGAGGCGGCGCGAATGCTGTTCGGCCCGGCCTGCCCGGTCCGCTTCCCGATGCACACGGCCGCGGTCGACACCTACGCCGACGCCAAGTAA
- a CDS encoding sialidase family protein, protein MSLGVSSARRRIFAVCTALLLPFLFAPAAHAAEARHNVPNPLLKEQFAEGEDEDSDDPALSALCQTYLGKPNPYRPLAPNTDVIDGDTIVPTGSQTGCSTAQNETTVAVNPENPRNIVAGANDYRLYNTREARNDSGGFAYTSFDGGRTWANVQLPHLDYPTGAAAPLSSMDAAGDPAIAFGPHNTVYYATLVFSRAAVPDDQQSASGIAVSVSHDGGRSFGDPAVLHLDGVTPAGTPTPARIFNDKEWIAADPVSGDVYVTWTQFTYDASGAFVESPIVLSKSRDFGRTWSPMRRISPSLNGFPGGITPFGSGSNPVVTRDGTLQVAYETSVCATAACDQPADHDAVAVATSRDGGRTFRHTEVGLDFDFPVDEDVANNALTGENFRVNSFPQLTYDRVTDHLWVTWADDRNGVYRDGESVKTNGDAFLSGSDGRHGWSKPVQVGTAADEVFPAVAAIAGRVAVTTYTRAYDPSGIGLDYAYAMGWGDGLSPLRRITTQTANPQVQFVSTGAETGKELQGVFIGDYTAAAVGADFRLHPVWTDFRGNPRKTLPNQDVGTQTLPMFP, encoded by the coding sequence ATGTCCTTGGGTGTTTCGTCCGCCAGGCGAAGAATCTTCGCCGTCTGCACCGCGCTGCTGTTGCCGTTCCTCTTCGCGCCCGCCGCGCACGCGGCCGAGGCGCGGCACAACGTCCCGAACCCGCTGCTCAAGGAGCAGTTCGCCGAGGGGGAGGACGAGGACAGCGACGATCCAGCGCTGTCCGCGCTCTGCCAGACCTACCTCGGCAAGCCGAACCCCTACCGGCCGCTCGCGCCGAACACCGACGTCATCGACGGCGACACCATCGTGCCGACGGGCAGCCAGACCGGCTGCAGCACGGCCCAGAACGAGACCACCGTCGCGGTCAACCCGGAGAACCCGCGCAACATCGTCGCCGGGGCGAACGACTACCGGCTGTACAACACGCGCGAGGCCCGCAACGACTCCGGCGGCTTCGCCTACACGTCGTTCGACGGCGGCCGGACCTGGGCGAACGTCCAGTTGCCGCACCTGGACTACCCGACCGGAGCGGCCGCGCCACTGTCCTCCATGGATGCGGCCGGTGACCCGGCGATCGCGTTCGGGCCGCACAACACGGTGTACTACGCGACGCTCGTGTTCAGCCGCGCGGCGGTGCCGGACGACCAGCAGTCGGCCAGCGGCATCGCGGTGTCGGTGTCCCACGACGGCGGCCGCAGTTTCGGCGACCCGGCGGTCCTGCACCTCGACGGCGTCACCCCGGCGGGCACGCCGACGCCGGCGAGGATCTTCAACGACAAGGAGTGGATCGCCGCCGACCCGGTGTCCGGCGACGTTTACGTGACGTGGACGCAGTTCACCTACGACGCGTCCGGCGCGTTCGTCGAATCGCCGATCGTGCTGTCGAAGTCTCGCGACTTCGGCCGGACGTGGTCGCCGATGCGCCGGATTTCGCCGTCGCTGAACGGGTTTCCGGGCGGGATCACGCCGTTCGGCAGCGGCTCGAACCCGGTGGTGACCCGCGACGGAACGCTCCAGGTGGCGTACGAGACGTCGGTGTGCGCAACGGCGGCGTGCGACCAGCCGGCCGACCACGACGCGGTGGCGGTGGCGACGTCCCGCGACGGCGGCCGGACGTTCCGGCACACCGAAGTGGGGCTCGACTTCGACTTCCCGGTCGACGAGGACGTCGCCAACAATGCCCTGACCGGCGAGAACTTCCGCGTCAACAGCTTCCCGCAGTTGACGTACGACCGCGTGACGGACCACTTGTGGGTGACCTGGGCCGACGACCGCAACGGCGTCTACCGCGACGGCGAGTCGGTGAAGACGAACGGAGACGCCTTCCTGAGCGGCTCGGACGGCCGCCACGGCTGGTCGAAGCCGGTGCAGGTGGGAACGGCGGCCGACGAGGTGTTCCCGGCGGTGGCGGCGATCGCCGGCCGGGTGGCGGTGACGACGTACACGCGCGCGTACGACCCGAGCGGCATCGGCCTGGACTACGCGTACGCGATGGGCTGGGGCGACGGGTTGTCGCCACTGCGGAGGATCACGACGCAGACGGCGAACCCGCAGGTCCAGTTCGTGTCGACGGGAGCGGAGACGGGCAAGGAGCTCCAGGGCGTGTTCATCGGCGACTACACGGCCGCGGCGGTCGGCGCGGACTTCCGGCTGCACCCGGTGTGGACGGACTTCCGCGGCAACCCGCGGAAGACATTGCCGAACCAGGACGTCGGGACGCAGACTCTGCCGATGTTCCCGTAG
- the hrpA gene encoding ATP-dependent RNA helicase HrpA: MSEPSPFTALRARLPELMPRDEQRLRRRLEGARKARNRDSVLAQIAADIDKAELRVESRRRSVPKIEYPEELPVSKLKDEIAAAIGKHQVVIVAGETGSGKTTQLPKICLELGRGIRGQIGHTQPRRLAARTVADRIASELKTELGDAVGYKVRFTDQSGQDTLVKLMTDGILLAEIQTDRSLRQYDTLIIDEAHERSLNIDFILGYLKQLLPRRPDLKVIITSATIDPERFSKHFDDAPIVEVSGRTYPVEVRYRPLVDPDAPEDAEERDQTQGILDAVEELCAEGPGDILVFLSGEREIRDTADVLDRANLRNTEVLPLYARLSSAEQQRIFQSHTGRRVVLATNVAETSLTVPGIKYVVDPGTARISRYSHRTKVQRLPIEPVSQASANQRKGRCGRTSDGICIRLYSEEDFESRPEFTDPEILRTNLASVILQMTSLGLGDIAAFPFVEPPDRRQVSDGIGLLQELGAFSSTGSDRDLTDVGRKLAQLPVDPRMGRMVLEAAKNGCVREVMIIAAALSIQDPRERPAEKQQAADAQHARFADPTSDFLAYLNLWEYVAEQQKALSGNQFRRMCRTEYLNYLRLREWQDIFSQLRQLAKPLGIHLNTNASPADPQRVHTSLIAGLLSHIGLKDPAKGDYLGARGARFGVFPGSALFKKQPRWVMSAELVETSRLWARVNARIEPEWVEPLAQHVVKRSYSEPHWERKQGAVIATEKVTLYGVPLIADRRVNYGRIDPEMSRALFIRHALVEGDWQTRHHFFAENRALLEEVEDLENRARRRDILVDDQTLYEFYDARVPADVVSVRHFDSWWKKARHEQPDLLSFEKSMLINETAGGVREGDYPDSWTQGTQVFKLTYQFEPGADADGVTVHVPLPVLNQVTPDGFDWQVPGLRAELVTQLIKSLPKALRRNFVPAPDTAREVLSRVSPSDGPLLEVLGRELRALRGITVPYADWDLASVPEHLKMTFRVVDERGKRVAEGKDVAELQRRLAPKVRATISKAANTLEKAGLTKPAFGSLPKVFESTQRGHDVKAYPALVDEGESVAVRLLDTPEQQHHAMWAGTRRMLRLNLNSPMKFITRSLSNSSKLVLNRNPHGSVAALLEDCVDCAVDALMTAGGGPVFDETGFKVLLEKVRAGLHPEVLAVLTDVEKILRAANDVEVQLSSARGPADSLADIRTQLSSLVYPGFVTETGAARLRHVVRYLQGISRRLEKLPVEPTRDLQRTADIAWITREYADALASLPPGTSSPALREVRWMIEELRVSFFAQTLGTAHPVSLKRITKALDDALA, translated from the coding sequence ATGTCCGAGCCATCCCCCTTCACCGCGCTGCGAGCGCGCCTGCCCGAGCTGATGCCGCGCGACGAGCAGCGGCTGCGCCGCCGGCTCGAAGGCGCCCGCAAGGCCCGCAACCGCGACTCCGTGCTCGCGCAGATCGCCGCCGACATCGACAAGGCGGAGCTGCGCGTCGAGTCGCGGCGCCGGAGCGTGCCCAAGATCGAGTATCCCGAAGAGCTGCCGGTCAGCAAGCTCAAGGACGAGATCGCCGCCGCCATCGGCAAGCACCAGGTCGTCATCGTCGCGGGGGAGACCGGCTCCGGCAAGACCACTCAGCTGCCCAAGATCTGCCTGGAACTCGGCCGCGGCATCCGCGGCCAGATCGGGCACACCCAGCCCCGCCGGCTGGCCGCGCGCACGGTCGCCGACCGGATCGCGAGCGAACTGAAGACCGAGCTCGGCGACGCCGTTGGCTACAAGGTCCGGTTCACCGACCAGTCCGGCCAGGACACCCTGGTCAAGCTGATGACCGACGGCATCCTGCTGGCCGAGATCCAGACCGACCGCTCGCTGCGCCAGTACGACACGCTGATCATCGACGAGGCCCACGAGCGCAGCCTCAACATCGACTTCATCCTCGGCTACCTCAAGCAGCTGCTGCCGCGCCGCCCCGACCTCAAGGTCATCATCACCTCGGCCACCATCGACCCGGAGCGCTTCTCGAAGCACTTCGACGACGCGCCGATCGTCGAGGTTTCGGGGCGGACGTACCCGGTCGAGGTGCGCTACCGGCCGCTGGTCGACCCCGACGCCCCCGAGGACGCCGAGGAACGCGACCAGACCCAGGGCATCCTCGACGCCGTCGAGGAGCTGTGCGCCGAAGGACCCGGCGACATCCTGGTGTTCCTGTCCGGCGAGCGCGAGATCCGCGACACCGCGGACGTCCTCGACCGCGCGAACCTCCGCAACACCGAGGTGCTGCCGCTGTACGCGCGGCTGTCGTCGGCCGAGCAGCAGCGCATCTTCCAGTCCCACACCGGACGCCGGGTCGTGCTCGCGACGAACGTCGCCGAGACGTCGCTGACCGTGCCGGGCATCAAGTACGTCGTCGACCCCGGCACCGCGCGGATCTCCCGCTACAGCCACCGGACCAAGGTGCAGCGGCTGCCGATCGAACCGGTGTCGCAGGCGTCGGCGAACCAGCGCAAGGGCCGCTGCGGTCGCACGTCGGACGGCATCTGCATCCGGCTCTATTCCGAAGAGGACTTCGAAAGCCGGCCCGAGTTCACCGATCCCGAAATCCTGCGGACCAACCTGGCCTCGGTCATCCTGCAGATGACGTCGCTGGGCCTCGGCGACATCGCCGCGTTCCCGTTCGTCGAGCCGCCGGACCGCCGCCAGGTCAGCGACGGCATCGGCCTGCTGCAGGAACTCGGCGCGTTCTCGTCGACCGGGTCCGACCGCGACCTCACCGACGTCGGCCGCAAGCTCGCGCAGCTGCCGGTCGACCCGCGGATGGGCCGGATGGTCCTGGAAGCGGCGAAGAACGGGTGCGTCCGCGAGGTCATGATCATCGCCGCCGCACTGTCCATTCAGGACCCGCGCGAGCGGCCGGCGGAGAAGCAGCAGGCGGCCGACGCCCAGCACGCGCGGTTCGCCGACCCGACGTCGGACTTCCTGGCCTACCTGAACCTCTGGGAGTACGTCGCCGAGCAGCAGAAGGCGTTGTCCGGCAACCAGTTCCGGCGCATGTGCCGCACCGAGTACCTCAACTACCTGCGGCTGCGCGAGTGGCAGGACATCTTCAGCCAGCTGCGCCAGCTGGCCAAGCCGCTCGGCATCCACCTCAACACGAACGCGTCCCCGGCCGACCCGCAGCGCGTGCACACGTCGCTGATCGCCGGCCTGCTCTCGCACATCGGCCTCAAGGATCCGGCCAAGGGCGATTACCTGGGCGCGCGCGGCGCCCGCTTCGGCGTGTTCCCGGGTTCGGCGCTGTTCAAGAAGCAGCCGCGCTGGGTGATGTCGGCCGAGCTGGTCGAGACGTCGCGGCTGTGGGCGCGGGTCAACGCCCGCATCGAACCCGAATGGGTCGAGCCGCTGGCCCAGCACGTCGTGAAGCGGTCGTATTCCGAGCCGCACTGGGAACGCAAGCAGGGCGCGGTGATCGCGACCGAGAAGGTGACGCTGTACGGCGTCCCGCTGATCGCCGACCGCCGCGTCAACTACGGCCGGATCGACCCGGAGATGTCGCGGGCACTGTTCATCCGGCACGCGCTGGTCGAGGGTGACTGGCAGACGCGCCACCACTTCTTCGCCGAGAACCGCGCGCTGCTGGAGGAGGTCGAGGACCTCGAAAACCGCGCGCGGCGGCGCGACATCCTGGTCGACGACCAGACGCTCTACGAGTTCTACGACGCCCGCGTCCCGGCCGACGTCGTCTCGGTGCGCCACTTCGACAGCTGGTGGAAGAAGGCGCGTCACGAGCAGCCGGACCTGCTGTCGTTCGAGAAGTCCATGCTCATCAACGAGACCGCGGGCGGCGTCCGCGAGGGTGACTACCCCGACTCGTGGACGCAGGGCACGCAGGTCTTCAAGCTCACCTACCAGTTCGAGCCGGGCGCGGACGCCGACGGTGTCACCGTGCACGTCCCGCTGCCGGTGCTCAACCAGGTGACGCCGGACGGGTTCGACTGGCAGGTGCCGGGCCTGCGGGCGGAGCTGGTGACGCAGCTGATCAAGTCGCTGCCGAAGGCCCTGCGGCGCAACTTCGTCCCGGCCCCGGACACCGCGCGGGAAGTCCTTTCGCGAGTGTCCCCTTCGGACGGTCCGCTGCTGGAGGTGCTCGGCCGCGAGCTGCGGGCGCTGCGCGGGATCACGGTGCCGTACGCCGACTGGGACCTGGCTTCGGTGCCGGAGCACCTCAAAATGACGTTCCGGGTGGTCGACGAGCGCGGCAAGCGCGTCGCCGAAGGCAAGGACGTCGCCGAGCTGCAGCGGCGGCTGGCCCCGAAGGTCCGCGCGACGATCTCCAAGGCGGCCAACACCCTCGAGAAAGCCGGCCTGACGAAACCGGCGTTCGGTTCGCTGCCGAAGGTGTTCGAGTCGACGCAGCGCGGTCACGACGTCAAGGCGTACCCGGCACTGGTGGACGAAGGCGAGTCGGTGGCCGTGCGGCTGCTGGACACGCCGGAGCAGCAGCACCACGCGATGTGGGCGGGCACGCGGCGGATGCTGCGGCTGAACCTGAACTCGCCGATGAAGTTCATCACGCGGTCGCTGTCCAACTCGTCGAAGCTGGTGCTCAACCGCAACCCGCACGGCAGCGTCGCGGCCCTGCTCGAGGACTGCGTCGACTGCGCGGTGGACGCCCTGATGACCGCCGGCGGCGGCCCGGTGTTCGACGAGACCGGCTTCAAGGTGCTGCTGGAGAAGGTCCGGGCGGGCCTGCACCCGGAAGTGCTGGCGGTGCTGACGGACGTGGAGAAGATCCTCCGCGCGGCGAACGACGTCGAGGTGCAGCTGTCCTCGGCCCGCGGCCCGGCGGACTCCCTGGCAGACATCCGCACTCAGCTGTCTTCACTCGTCTACCCGGGTTTCGTGACGGAGACGGGGGCGGCCCGGCTGCGGCACGTGGTCCGGTACCTGCAGGGGATTTCCCGGCGCTTGGAGAAGCTGCCCGTGGAGCCGACCCGCGACCTCCAGCGGACGGCGGACATCGCGTGGATAACCCGCGAGTACGCCGACGCGCTGGCATCGCTGCCGCCGGGAACGTCGTCCCCGGCGCTGCGCGAGGTGCGGTGGATGATCGAGGAACTGCGGGTGTCGTTCTTCGCCCAGACGCTGGGGACGGCGCACCCGGTGTCGCTGAAGCGGATCACGAAGGCACTGGACGACGCTCTGGCCTGA
- a CDS encoding lactate 2-monooxygenase, with amino-acid sequence MTERFGSYQNEIYLQGLGGQLPPCSTDATRLEASAREVMAPGPFSYVAGAAGSGATARANREAFDRWRIVPRMLTGATERDLATTVLGTRLPAPVAVAPVGVQSIVHPDAESATARAAASVGLPFILSTASSTGIEDAAAAGGDGPRWFQLYWPGDAEVCASLLNRAKNAGYTALVVTLDTWTLAWRPSDLDQAYLPFLKGEGCAVPFTDPVFRGLLEKTPEEEPNMAILRWIGMLTGTDKTWDQLPFLREHWDGPIVLKGIQHVGDARRAAEAGMDGIVVSNHGGRQVDGAIGALEALPAIVAAVGDRMEVLFDSGIRTGADVLKALALGARAVLVGRPWVYGLAHAGEDGVRHVLRSLLADFDLTMGLSGHRTLADLGPDSLQRT; translated from the coding sequence GTGACCGAACGCTTCGGCAGCTACCAGAACGAGATCTACCTGCAGGGGCTCGGAGGTCAGCTGCCGCCGTGCTCGACCGACGCGACCCGGCTCGAAGCGTCGGCCCGCGAGGTCATGGCGCCCGGGCCGTTCTCCTACGTCGCGGGCGCGGCCGGCTCCGGCGCGACCGCCCGCGCCAACCGCGAGGCGTTCGACCGCTGGCGCATCGTGCCGCGCATGCTGACCGGCGCCACCGAACGCGACCTGGCCACGACCGTGCTCGGCACCCGGCTGCCGGCCCCGGTGGCCGTCGCGCCGGTCGGCGTCCAGTCGATCGTCCACCCGGACGCCGAGTCCGCGACGGCCCGCGCCGCCGCCTCGGTCGGCCTGCCGTTCATCCTCTCCACGGCGTCGTCGACCGGCATCGAGGACGCCGCCGCGGCAGGCGGCGACGGTCCGCGCTGGTTCCAGCTGTACTGGCCCGGCGACGCCGAGGTCTGCGCGAGCCTGCTGAACCGGGCGAAGAACGCGGGCTACACGGCACTGGTCGTCACGCTCGACACGTGGACGCTGGCCTGGCGACCGTCCGATCTGGACCAGGCGTACCTGCCGTTCCTCAAGGGCGAGGGCTGCGCCGTCCCGTTCACCGACCCGGTGTTCCGCGGCCTGCTGGAGAAGACGCCGGAGGAGGAGCCGAACATGGCGATCCTGCGCTGGATCGGCATGCTCACCGGCACCGACAAGACGTGGGACCAGCTGCCGTTCCTGCGCGAGCACTGGGACGGCCCGATCGTCCTCAAGGGCATCCAGCACGTCGGCGACGCCCGCCGCGCGGCCGAGGCGGGCATGGACGGCATCGTCGTGTCGAACCACGGCGGCCGCCAGGTCGACGGCGCGATCGGCGCCCTGGAGGCCCTCCCGGCCATCGTCGCGGCGGTCGGCGACCGCATGGAGGTGCTGTTCGACTCGGGCATCCGCACCGGCGCCGACGTGCTCAAAGCCCTGGCACTGGGCGCGCGGGCGGTCCTGGTGGGCCGCCCGTGGGTGTACGGCCTCGCCCACGCGGGGGAGGACGGCGTCCGGCACGTCCTGCGCAGCCTGCTGGCGGACTTCGACCTGACCATGGGGTTGTCCGGTCATCGGACGCTCGCCGACCTGGGCCCGGACTCGCTGCAGCGGACATGA